The Hippoglossus stenolepis isolate QCI-W04-F060 chromosome 11, HSTE1.2, whole genome shotgun sequence genome includes a window with the following:
- the zgc:66427 gene encoding E3 ubiquitin-protein ligase znrf2: MGTRASRLQEDPAPSAFGKDGTKRDSYRRPRLARPTSLMVDFSGSFEDTEANRSRSEEGSDSDLGQHGASADGSPADHHSIPSSGISQASPADDNSSEGKPEEDGNTSPEAPVDAEHQPGEETGRTPHRTFSERLPGNRHSSGRSVGARSARVRGTHQRPVSEAWIGLYRVNNRHGNIRCPFCSKPFPGGRIEDHLLSCLTSPPLPYNTDVLSKDSGECSICLEDLVQGETIARLACLCVYHKSCIDSWSKVKPCCPEHPFD, from the exons ATGGGCACCCGAGCCAGTCGCCTCCAGGAAGACCCGGCGCCCTCCGCTTTCGGAAAAGATGGCACCAAGCGGGACTCCTACCGGCGACCCCGCCTCGCCAGACCCACCAGCCTCATGGTGGACTTCTCCGGAAGCTTCGAGGACACGGAGGCCAACCGGAGCCGATCGGAGGAGGGCAGCGACTCGGACCTGGGGCAGCACGGGGCGAGCGCCGACGGCAGCCCCGCCGACCACCACAGCATCCCGTCCTCCGGCATCAGCCAGGCGTCCCCCGCGGACGACAACAGCAGCGAGGGGAAACCCGAGGAAGACGGCAACACGAGCCCGGAGGCTCCCGTCGACGCGGAGCATCAGCCCGGGGAGGAGACAGGCCGCACGCCCCACCGCACTTTTTCCGAGCGGCTGCCCGGGAATCGGCACTCTTCGGGCCGCAGCGTCGGCGCAAGATCCGCCCGGGTCCGGGGCACGCACCAGCGGCCGGTGTCAGAGGCATGGATCGGCCTGTACCGCGTTAACAACCGCCATGGCA ATATCCGTTGTCCTTTCTGCTCGAAGCCTTTCCCCGGGGGTCGGATCGAGGATCACCTGTTGAGCTGCCTCACGTCTCCTCCCCTACCGTACAATA cggATGTGCTAAGTAAAGACAGTGGAGAGTGCTCCATCTGTTTGGAGGATCTGGTCCAGGGAGAGACCATCGCCAGGCTGGCTTGCCTCTGCGTCTACCATAAGAG ctgcaTTGATTCCTGGTCCAAAGTGAAGCCCTGCTGCCCCGAGCATCCCTTCGATTGA
- the si:ch211-284o19.8 gene encoding protein lifeguard 1 translates to MSDASDPEKSSPPPPPPYSYHQQPPPAYSTVPVMYCPTKTETTGISQPAPVYESFQDILPEIQSDTTPPIDSSAFDDKLVRRGFVRKVFSILTLQLVFTFSVVCVFTFSSVVKDAVQDNLWVFLSSVIIFGVVAITLAFCKSFRRLYPWNVVGLVVVTLSFSYMVGTMASFYDTEVVVITMGVTLAITVAIIAFSAQTRYDFTTCYGLLLILCVELIMFGFFAIFYSNIGAIAYGCLGALVYSLFLMFDCQLMMGAMSNRLDPEEYISAALTIYLDIVLIFLFLLGRR, encoded by the exons ATGTCAGACGCATCAGATCCAGAAAAGtcctcacctccaccacctcctccatacTCCTACCACCAGCAGCCACCTCCGGCCTACTCCACAGTCCCAGTAATGTACTGTCCAACCAAGACTGAGACGACCGGCATCAGTCAGCCTGCCCCTGTGTACGAGTCGTTTCAGGACATTCTCCCAGAAATCCAGTCAGACACGACCCCCCCCATAGACTCGTCTGCTTTTGACGACAAGCTGGTGAGGAGAGGGTTTGTCAGAAAG GTGTTCAGCATCCTGACTCTGCAGCTGGTCTTCACCttcagtgtggtgtgtgtgttcaccttctCCAGCGTGGTGAAAGACGCGGTGCAGGACAACCTGTGGGTCTTCCTCAGCTCCGTCATCATCTTTGGCGTGGTCGCCATCACCCTCGCCTTCTGCAAATCCTTCAGACGTCTGTACCCTTGGAACGTCGTGGGCCTG GTTGTGGTCACCCTGAGCTTCTCGTACATGGTGGGAACCATGGCCTCGTTCTACGACACCGAAGTTGTGGTCATCACGATGGGAGTGACGCTGGCGATTACTGTGGCAATCATCGCTTTCTCAGCACAG accCGTTATGATTTCACTACTTGTTACGGTCTTCTGCTGATCCTGTGTGTCGAACTCATCATGTTTGGATTCTTCGCCATCTTCTACTCCAACATCGGTGCTATCGCCTACGGATGTCTGGGAGCTCTGGTGTATTCACTG tttcTCATGTTCGACTGTCAGCTGATGATGGGGGCGATGAGCAACCGCCTGGATCCTGAAGAGTACATCAGCGCTGCCCTCACCATCTACCTCGACATcgtcctcatcttcctcttcctactGGGGAGGAGGTGA
- the parp2 gene encoding poly [ADP-ribose] polymerase 2, which produces MRRTRSSRSQTQAAAEGGGGGGEVRTETVWQWKGDEGQWELYSPAACALLDSAVSSGETSVTLALGPGTPYEVDLKKMVQINPVTKYKRKIRSQTVKSETVTEASDSTALNGMTDQVKEEKEEEEEEEEEKPAAKRRKAQSKSQTKAKKPPKEEIKNEEVTRTLVMKGKAPVDPECKAKLGKAHVYCEGNDVYDVMLNQTNLQFNNNKYYLIQLLQDDSSKLYSVWLRWGRVGKVGQNSLTPCGGDLLKAKDFFKKKFLDKTKNDWEYRASFEKVAGKYDMVFMDYSTNEKQEESTVSTVPKEKKSSTLDVKIQSLLELICDLKAMEECVLEMKFDTRKAPLGKLTSEQIRAGYTALQRIEECLKKKGNNRLLLEACNQFYTRIPHDFGLKTPPIINTEEELKEKIALLEALSDIQIAVKMVQSSEGGDEHPLDRQYSSLQCKLQPLESGSDEFKVIEKYLLSTHASTHQDYTMSVLDMFSVDRDGESSSFISQLHNRTLLWHGSRLSNWVGILSKGLRVAPPEAPSTGYMFGKGIYFADMSSKSANYCFANQNNHVGLLLLCEVALGDSRELLDADYEAGNLPAGKHSTKGRGQTGPDPKNSVTLDGVTVPMGPGVKTGVGKNNVYSLLYNEFIVYNPAQTRMRYLLRIKFKYSSLW; this is translated from the exons ATGAGGAGAACCAGGTCGTCGAGGAGTCAGACTCAGGCAGcggcggagggaggaggaggaggaggagaagtccGCACAGAGACAG TGTGGCAGTGGAAGGGGGACGAGGGTCAGTGGGAGCTGTATTCGCCGGCCGCCTGCGCCTTGTTGGACTCCGCCGTCTCTTCGGGAGAAACCTCCGTCACGCTCGCCCTGGGACCGGGGACGCCCTACGAAGTCGACCTGAAGAAGATGGTGCAGATTAATCCTGTCACAAAATACAAGAGGAAGATTCGCTCTCAGACCGTGAAGtcag AGACTGTTACTGAAGCCAGTGACTCCACTGCTCTCAATGGGATGACAGATCAAGttaaagaggagaaggaggaggaggaggaagaggaggaggagaaacctgCAGCTAAGAGGAGGAAGGCACAAAGCAAGAGTCAGACAAAAGCCAAAAAACCACCCAAAGAAGAGATAAAAAATGAAG AGGTCACGAGGACGTTGGTGATGAAGGGCAAAGCTCCGGTGGACCCAGAATGCAAAGCCAAACTCGGAAAG GCTCATGTTTACTGTGAAGGAAATGATGTTTACGACGTGATGTTAAACCAG ACAAATCTCCAGTTTAACAACAACAAGTATTACCtgatccagctgctgcaggacgacAGCTCCAAGCTCTACAGCGTGTGGCTGAGGTGGGGCCGAG TGGGCAAAGTGGGTCAAAACAGCCTCACACCCTGTGGTGGAGATCTGCTGAAGGCCAAAGATTTCTTCAAGAAAAA GTTCTTGGATAAGACCAAGAATGACTGGGAATATCGGGCCAGTTTTGAGAAAGTGGCTGGAAAATACGACATGGTGTTCATGGACTACAGCACAAATGAAAAG CAGGAGGAGTCCACAGTGAGCACCGTAcccaaagagaagaagagctcCACGCTTGACGTGAAGATCCAGTCTCTCCTGGAGCTGATCTGTGACCTTAAGGCCATGGAGGAGTGTGTGCTGGAGATGAAGTTTGACACTCGGAAAGCTCCTCTCG GCAAACTGACCTCGGAGCAGATCCGTGCAGGCTACACCGCGCTGCAGAGAATCGAGGAGTGTTTGAAGAAGAAGGGCAACAACCGCCTGCTGCTGGAGGCCTGCAACCAGTTCTACACCCGCATCCCTCACGACTTTGG CTTGAAAACCCCCCCGATCATCAACacggaggaggagctgaaggaaaAGATTGCACTGCTGGAG GCTCTGAGTGACATCCAGATCGCCGTTAAAATGGTCCAGTCCAGTGAGGGCGGTGACGAACATCCTCTGGACAGACAGTACAGCTCCCTCCAGTGCAAACTACAGCCTCTGGAATCCGGCAGTGATGAGTTCAag GTTATAGAGAAATATCTGCTGTCCACTCACGCCTCCACCCATCAAGACTACACCATGAGCGTCCTCGACATGTTCTCAGtggacagagacggagagagcagcagcttcatctcacagctacacaacag GACTCTGCTGTGGCACGGTTCCCGTCTGTCTAACTGGGTCGGGATCCTCAGTAAGGGGCTCCGAGTGGCCCCCCCCGAAGCCCCCTCCACCGGATACATG TTTGGTAAAGGGATCTACTTTGCTGACATGTCGTCAAAGAGCGCCAACTACTGCTTCGCCAATCAGAACAATCATGTTGGACTGTTGCTGCTGTGCGAG GTCGCACTCGGAGACAGTCGTGAGCTGCTCGATGCCGACTACGAGGCCGGTAACCTGCCTGCTGGAAAACACAGCACCAAGGGCCGGGGACAGACCGGACCTGACCCCAAGAACTCAGTCACCCT ggACGGTGTCACGGTGCCGATGGGGCCTGGGGTGAAGACGGGGGTGGGTAAAAACAACGTTTACTCCCTCCTCTACAACGAGTTCATCGTGTACAACCCTGCTCAGACTCGCATGAGGTACCTGCTGCGGATCAAGTTCAAATATTCTTCACTGTGGTGA